AATTTAAAGTATAAATTAATGTTAATGGTCGGTAATTTGTAAAACTATACAGGCTTAGCCGCCTTACGAAAACGTAGTTTTTTAAAGAAACGTTTATACAATTCCATATCAAACAAAACCGAATCGGTAGCGGCCTTATACGACAGGAAAATCCCTATCGGGAACAGCACCGCAATAGCTATCCACGAGCCTATTAATGGCGACAAGCTCCCCTCCTTGGCCGATTTTTCGCCAATGGTACCGATGATATAATAGATCAAAAAGAAAATTACCGATACTACCACAGGCAGCCCCAAACCACCTTTACGTATAATAGCCCCCAAGGGTGCACCAATTAAGAACAGCACAATACAGGCCGCGCCCATTGTAAACTTTTTTTGGTACTCCAATATATACCTGCGTATGCTTTTAGTGGTTTCTTTATAGGTATTGCTGCGGCTTTTTAACATCTCCTGCACCTGATGCACCTCGCTTGCTGCTGTGTTAATGGCATTAAGCTTTTCATTCAGGGTTTTTAACTTTACCGAGTCGGCCGGCAGGGCTTTAAATTTTGATTTTTCGGCAGTATAAAAGTATTTGATGTAGGGCTTTATCAGGTTATAATTTGCCGCTACGGTACTATCTACGTTTTTACCTGTCGAATCTACATAATGTTTGATCTGCCGCAGATTCATCATCATCGATGCATTCCTAAACTCATTTTCATCGGTTCGCTTCATCTTAAAGTCCGACAGGTCAAACTTCTGCTCCGTTTCTTTAAACCTGGTGCGTATCAGTTGCTGGCGCTGGTTGTAGTTATTGGCATCGGGCTTTTCTTCGTAGCTCACGCCATCGTATAACTTCAATATTAAAAACAAGTCGTCTTTTGAACGGTACATGAGGCCCGATTTTGCAAACGTAACCGTTTGGTTTATTTGCAGCTGCCCCTCGCGCCTGTATATCATTATACCGTGTAGCGTTTGGCCGTCGGGGTCTTTCCTTTTTACCCTTATAGAATAACCGGGAAAACGGTTGCTAAAAACATTCTCGGGCAGCAGATCGGCCGAGCCTTGCTTACGGGCATCGTATAATAGCGAATAATATTTAAGGTTAGCTACCGGCAGCATGTAATCTGAGAAGAGGAACGCAGCCACACTTAATATGCTTACTACAACCATCATAGGGTACATGGCGCGGCGCAACGATATACCGGCCGATTTAATGGCTACCAGTTCGTAATTCTCGCCCAGGCTGCCATAGGTCATGATGGATGATAGCAGCACGGATAGTGGTAGTGCCATAGCTACGTTTGTAGCCGAATTGTACATCATCAACTCTAATATAATGTACCACTTAAAGCCTTTACCTATTAAATCGTCGATGTATTTAAACAGAAAAAGCATCAGCAATACAAACATCACTATAAATAAGGTAACTATAAAAGGCCTTATAAATGACTTTAGTAACAGCAAATGTATTTTCTTCATTCGGGGCAGTTCGGTATTTTACGAAATGAAACGCCT
The window above is part of the Inquilinus sp. KBS0705 genome. Proteins encoded here:
- a CDS encoding YjgP/YjgQ family permease encodes the protein MKKIHLLLLKSFIRPFIVTLFIVMFVLLMLFLFKYIDDLIGKGFKWYIILELMMYNSATNVAMALPLSVLLSSIMTYGSLGENYELVAIKSAGISLRRAMYPMMVVVSILSVAAFLFSDYMLPVANLKYYSLLYDARKQGSADLLPENVFSNRFPGYSIRVKRKDPDGQTLHGIMIYRREGQLQINQTVTFAKSGLMYRSKDDLFLILKLYDGVSYEEKPDANNYNQRQQLIRTRFKETEQKFDLSDFKMKRTDENEFRNASMMMNLRQIKHYVDSTGKNVDSTVAANYNLIKPYIKYFYTAEKSKFKALPADSVKLKTLNEKLNAINTAASEVHQVQEMLKSRSNTYKETTKSIRRYILEYQKKFTMGAACIVLFLIGAPLGAIIRKGGLGLPVVVSVIFFLIYYIIGTIGEKSAKEGSLSPLIGSWIAIAVLFPIGIFLSYKAATDSVLFDMELYKRFFKKLRFRKAAKPV